The DNA sequence AGCTGTAATTAATAACGTCCGCAACAGCATCACGGTGAAAGGGCAGGAGCCCCTCTTCTTCGGAATAGTTTTTAATAAAACAGGCCATTTTCCAGCTGTTTTCTTCATTTTTCTTCATCTGGGTGTCAAATTCCACTTTCACTTTAAAAAGCTTGTCAAAATCTTCATCCAACCTCGACAGCAGCTCATATATATAATAGGAGCCGATGATAATGACTTTTACATTTAACGGTATAGGTTCCGGCTTAATGGCGCTCGCAGGAAACAGGCCGCGGTCTTCATTGGGATTTTCTATATAAATTTTTTCTGTCTGCAGAGTTCGTTTCAGCCCGGTCCATGCATAAGGATGCTGAAGCAGTTCTGCTGCCTGTAAAATCAAATATCCGCCGTTGGCGAGATGCAGCGCTCCCGGTTTAATTAAAGAAAAATCCGTTACCAGGTTCCCGAGCTGGCCCTGATATTCTATCTTTCCGAAAAGGTTTTGATACGTAGGGTTCGTTTCGTAAATAACCGGCGCTCCTCGAAGGTTCTTGTTATTCACAAACAAATTTACCGTGTATCGCTGCAGATGCTGATCTCTGGAGCCTGTAATAGCACTCATAATATTGGCCTGCTCTTCTTCGTCGGAAAGAAAGACGTGAAAATGATCAATGATGTCCATGAAATAGGCATCCAGGTAATCAAGGACTTTATGGTTTTCCTGATAAAGGGTGCGCAGCGGCTTAAATAATTTTATGATTGTATGGGAAGTCGTTTCCTGCATAAAGTCATGGACGTCCTGACGCAGCTTATCTTCTTTTTTTTGAATCTGCAGCACTGTTTCCTGAAGCTTGTCTTCCAGCTTTTTCTCTTTTTCTTTCCATAGTCTTTTATCTTCATCGGATAGACTGGTGAATTCTGCTTTGCTTATTGGTTTCCCATGAATAAGTGGTATAGTATTGATCCCTGCCTGGGTCTTTTCGATTTTATAATCATAGTTCGCAGCAAACGCTTCTGCTTCCTTCCACATCTCCTCTACCTGACGCCGGAAATCATCAAACAGCCGGCGTTTCTTTTTCTCATATTGATCAGTCGAAAAGGCGGTACGCATCTCCCTTTCTATATCAATGAGCAGAATTTCCATATGTCTTCTGAAAGTAAGCCCTTCTCCTACGGGGAAAGAAATCACAAGCGGACGATCCGGATTTTCAAAATTATGCACGTAACACCACTCATAGGGCACCCGCGTCTGCTTTGCAATTTTTGCTACCGTGTTTTGTGTATAGGTCATTCTTCCAGTTCCTGTCGGGCCGACGACAAAAAGATTATAGCCGCTCTGTTCCACCGAAAGACCGAAGCTCATTGCTTTTTCTGCTCTTTTCTGACCAATCATATCCACTGTGCATTTTTCAAGGGTTTCCGTCGTTTCAAAATTAAATATTTCTTTTTCACAATCGGAACGCAGTTCTTTGACTGAAAGTTTTCGGGAAGCGGGCAGTTCCATTCTTTTATTCGTTTCCATCCTTTCCTCCCCCTAAATATTGTTTTGGCGATTATCTGCTTATACTTATAGATTAGACACCGCCCTCGCTATTCCCTGTAAGCAGTGAATGATTCCTTCATTAAGTTTTTCCTGGAACTTTCCTGTGGCTGTTTGAAAGAAGCTGAGCTGTCTTCTGATTCAAAGCGGAGTTTCCTCTGCATAAACAATGTTATATATGTGGAACTTCATAATTAGTCTCTGCTTCTGTAACCAGCCTGCATTCTTCCAGTGCTGCACACTGGAAGAATTAGTTGAAGACGAGCCCCGCGGAAAGCGTCCGTCTGAAGTGGAAATCATTCACCATGTTCGAAAATTCCTATCTTACAGCGACTTATGAAATTGATTCATATAGCGTACGAAAAAGAGACTGCCTCAGCAGTCTCAAAGTGTATAGACAAATTTTCTTTATCTTCATTCGCTCTCTTCTTCCGTGTTTGTTCTAACGAAAGTTTTCGTGGTCATCAGCTGTCATTATCGAGCAGCGAGGGGATTACAAGTCAGAGTTCCTTTATCAGGACTTGCACTAAATAGCCTCTGCCATTTTTATTTATTCAACTTCCTTTTTCCAGACGAGCAGGTCATCATTTATTCGATGGAACTCTTCCTTCGTCATAGGAGGACAAACATAAAACATGAAGTCCTGTCCCGGATACATTTTATTCAGCTCCATTTTCACCTCACGAAAAGCTTCCGAAAAAGCAGCCGCCGAATTCTCTGTGTAAAACTCTATTCCCGATCTGCCGCGCCAGTCAAAGGCACGACGGATATATACAACCGTCATTTCGTTTAGATTATTCACCTTTTACCGCTCCTTCATTAGCTTTCTGCCTACCATATCGTAACGGATAAAGGTTATGTTTTCAACTGTTTCCCCTATAAACATCTGCCAGGGGGATCCGATCCACTTTTTTATACATCGGACGGGATCCTGGATTAACCTGAAATAGGGTCAATGCATTCACCTGCATGTAAACAGGCTCGAATGAACCTTCTGTTTTGAAAGGAAACTCCTTATCGGATCCGTATTTTTTAGCTGTTGTTATATGAGGACGAAATAACTTTCCGGATGAAGGAAAACCTAACTTCACAGCTTCTTCCTCTATTTGTTCCTGAAGCAGCTTCAGATTTTGTTCTTTCTCCGCTTTCAGTATTAACACGCGGGGTTTCTTTTCACTTCCGAAAAAGCTCCATTTTGAAACAGTAAAAGAAACTGCAGGGAGCGTTTTTTCTTTTAAATTCCCCCATAGAACGTAAGTCTCCTTCCAGCCCCCTAAAAAAAGCATGGTAAGGTGGAGATCTTCTGGGTGCGTGATGTGTTTATAATAATCGGAAACGTGAAGCTGTTTCTGAATCTGTAAGGCTTTATTCCGGACTGCTTCATTTACTTCCAGACCGATAAAATGATGGACCATGACTGTGCCTCCTTTTTCCATGCAAAATCTCTATGCTATAATGGGGAGTAATCATATCAGATTAAATTTCTTTTTACCGCAGAAAGGGTGACTGTCGTGGCAAAAGTAGTAAACCATATGGATGAACTCATCGGGGATACTCCGATCGTTAAGTTGAATCATCTTCCAGATAAACAGGGAGCTCAAGTTTATTTAAAACTTGAATATATGAATCCTAGTGGAAGTGTGAAAGACCGTGCTGCTTCCAATATGATCGAACAGGCTGAAAAAGACGGGCTCCTTCGTCCTGATTCAGTAATAATTGAACCAACCTCCGGCAACACAGGCATTGGGCTGGCAATGACCGCAGCTGCCAAAGGATACCGTACGATTCTGACGATGCCTGACACGATGTCTCAGGAGCGCATTAATTTATTAAAAGCCTACGGCGCAGAGGTCGTTCTTACTCAGGGCGATAAAAAGATGCCTGGTGCTATAGAAAAAGCGAAACAATTAACGGAACAGACAACCAACGGGTTTATGCCGATGCAGTTTGAAAATGCCGCCAATCCGGATGCCCACCGTTTTACAACCGCAAAGGAAATCAAAGATGCTATGAAACAGCTGAACAAACCGCTTTCAGCTTTTGTTGCAACTTCAGGCACAGGCGGGACGATTACCGGTACAGGAGAAGAACTGCGTAAGGCTTATCCTGATGCAGCGATTCATGTCGTAGAGCCAAAAGGTTCTCCTGTACTTTCCGGCGGACGGCCCGGTCCGCATAAACTTGTAGGCACTTCTCCAGGCTTTATTCCTCCGATTCTGAATGAAGCTGTGTATGAAAAAATACATCAGATTTCAGACGAAGATGCCTACGATGCTGCCAGGCGCCTTGCCCGCGAAGAAGGTATTCTCGTAGGTCCTTCTTCCGGAGCAGCCTGCTACGCGGCCTGCCAGGTTGCCAAGCAGTATGGACCGGAGGATGTTGTTGTTGCGATTGCCTGTGACACGGGTGAAAGGTATCTCTCGACAGACTTGTTCCAATTTGATTAATAACATCGAAGGTTTTTAAAATCTCCCGGAAACGTCCTCGCGATAACTGCTGTCGTGAGGACGTTTTTCTGGGAGGTGATGTAACACACCAGTCCCCTCCCGCTTCTATGTCCCTGGTTTTCTCACAATATGCGGCTGTTTGCGTACAAGCACGAACAGAAGAAATGCCCCGCTCAGAGTACACACTCCATAAAATAAATAAACTGCCAATATCGAAAACCAGTCAATAAGAAGTCCCGCTGACATGCTGAAGAAGAAAGCACCGACTCCATTGCCGACCGCTGCATAGATGGAAACCGCTGTAGCACGTACTTCTTTCGGTGATATTTCTGAAACATACTGCAGGGCAGCCGGCACAAAAAGTCCGATACTGAAACCCTGCATGATCGTAGTTACATATATCCAAACAGGATCAGGGCCGGCAGCATAAAAAATCCAGCGCAGACCGGATATTAACGCAGCCGCAAATAGTATTGTTAAAATACCGCGGCGGTAAATCCATGCCCCTGCCCAGCGCATAAACGGAACTTCACTTCCTGCGGCAAGCAGAAAGGCGAAACCGACTCCTGCAAGGGATCCTCCCACAAATTGAATAAGCACTCCGAAATAAAAATTGTTTGCCATAATCGGTCCATATACGAGAAATGTGATAAACAAAAAGAGCATAAATCCATCTACTTTAACGAGGCGTCTCATACCGCCCTTCAAATCAACTTTCGCCGTCGCTGTTTCATTAGGCATACCCGTAGAGAAAAACGCACTGATAAATAACACAATGGCAAATCCATAAAAAATAACCTGCAGTCCGAATAGATCGGAAAGGTTACCCATTATCCACACGGCTACGGCAAATCCAACTGCTCCCCACATGCGGATTTTTCCATAATCCCCTCCATGCCGGCGTACATAATTCATCGCAATACTGTCGGATAAAGGGATAACGGCGCTTTGAAACACAGCAAGCAGGGCTGCTATAGTGACGAAAAGAAAATAGTCCTCAGCAAAAACATACGTTAAACCGCTCAATCCTGCTCCGATAGAAGCAACGGTTAACAGTAATTTAGGACGTTTAGTATAGTCACTGAACATGCCCCAAACAGGCTGGATCAGAATCATCACGACCGGACCTATTGAAGTTATTACGCCAATCTGCGCGCCCGACAACCCTACGTCGTCTTGAAGATACACAGTTAATAGTGGGAAAAGACCCCCTAAACCGAAATAAATAAAGAAAAAATATCCTTTCATATTAAAAAACGTTCGCTGCTGCATTTTATCATCCTGGCTTTCTGTATGTAATTTCTATTTATAGTCCCAGTATACGCTCCCCTATAGGATGTTGAAAAGCTGAAACCCGAACGATTAACACAGAATTTACAATAGTTTTACGAATTTTACGTCTTTTTCGCTTTACGAAAAGATATTCATTAAGGTAAAATAGAGAACAAAGGAGGGGACATTACGATTCGAACGTAAGTACGAATACGAATTACCCGCTTCCCGAAGCTCAGGCGTTAAAAACGTCGTATTCTATGTGACTGCAGATGGCAGAGTCGTCCGGCCCTTTACTCGTTTGTGACCGTTTTCGCTATTTTATTATCTATCACCGTTTCGCCCTTTCTGCACTTAATGTGCCGCGATTTTCTTTTCTGGGTGACAAACAAGAAGGAGTGGTTTTTTTGAAACCGTCAACCGATCGTATGTTAACTCGTATTAAATCTGTGTATCTTTACATTAAACAGAAAGGGAGCGTTTCTACGAAAGAGCTCGTCGAAGAATTTGGGACAACTGACCGAACAATTCAGCGGGATTTAAATGTACTGGAATATAACGGACTCGTCATGCCTATGGAACGAGGCATCTGGACAACGACGAACAAAAAAACAAAAGTTTCTTAATACGCAGCCCGCTCGCAGGTATCGAGGGGGGGTTTTGCAGAAGCAGACTATCAAACAGAGCTTAGTTTTAAAAGGGGCTTCCCGCGTGAATTGCGGGACAGCCTCTTTTTATGCGCTTATTTCCGCTTTCACTCGTTAGTTTTTTACGTTTTCTCGCCTGAAAGCTGATTCAGTTCAACTTCCGTCAATTCGCGGTATTCACCTGGGTTCAAATCTTCATCAAGAATCAGGGTGCCCATCCTCACTCTTTCCAACTCTTTTACACGGTTTCCGACTGCCGCCATCATCCGTTTTATCTGGTGATATTTCCCCTCCTGTATCGTAATAAAAACAACGGAAGCAGCATCAGTTGCCGCTATCCGTGCCGGCTTCGTCGTATAGCCGTCATCCAGGGTGACACCGGCCTCCAACTGCTGAACGGCGGAATCGCTCAACGGTTCAGCGAGCGTTA is a window from the Alkalicoccus halolimnae genome containing:
- a CDS encoding MFS transporter: MQQRTFFNMKGYFFFIYFGLGGLFPLLTVYLQDDVGLSGAQIGVITSIGPVVMILIQPVWGMFSDYTKRPKLLLTVASIGAGLSGLTYVFAEDYFLFVTIAALLAVFQSAVIPLSDSIAMNYVRRHGGDYGKIRMWGAVGFAVAVWIMGNLSDLFGLQVIFYGFAIVLFISAFFSTGMPNETATAKVDLKGGMRRLVKVDGFMLFLFITFLVYGPIMANNFYFGVLIQFVGGSLAGVGFAFLLAAGSEVPFMRWAGAWIYRRGILTILFAAALISGLRWIFYAAGPDPVWIYVTTIMQGFSIGLFVPAALQYVSEISPKEVRATAVSIYAAVGNGVGAFFFSMSAGLLIDWFSILAVYLFYGVCTLSGAFLLFVLVRKQPHIVRKPGT
- a CDS encoding DeoR family transcriptional regulator, which translates into the protein MKPSTDRMLTRIKSVYLYIKQKGSVSTKELVEEFGTTDRTIQRDLNVLEYNGLVMPMERGIWTTTNKKTKVS
- the thpR gene encoding RNA 2',3'-cyclic phosphodiesterase, coding for MVHHFIGLEVNEAVRNKALQIQKQLHVSDYYKHITHPEDLHLTMLFLGGWKETYVLWGNLKEKTLPAVSFTVSKWSFFGSEKKPRVLILKAEKEQNLKLLQEQIEEEAVKLGFPSSGKLFRPHITTAKKYGSDKEFPFKTEGSFEPVYMQVNALTLFQVNPGSRPMYKKVDRIPLADVYRGNS
- a CDS encoding Lon protease family protein translates to METNKRMELPASRKLSVKELRSDCEKEIFNFETTETLEKCTVDMIGQKRAEKAMSFGLSVEQSGYNLFVVGPTGTGRMTYTQNTVAKIAKQTRVPYEWCYVHNFENPDRPLVISFPVGEGLTFRRHMEILLIDIEREMRTAFSTDQYEKKKRRLFDDFRRQVEEMWKEAEAFAANYDYKIEKTQAGINTIPLIHGKPISKAEFTSLSDEDKRLWKEKEKKLEDKLQETVLQIQKKEDKLRQDVHDFMQETTSHTIIKLFKPLRTLYQENHKVLDYLDAYFMDIIDHFHVFLSDEEEQANIMSAITGSRDQHLQRYTVNLFVNNKNLRGAPVIYETNPTYQNLFGKIEYQGQLGNLVTDFSLIKPGALHLANGGYLILQAAELLQHPYAWTGLKRTLQTEKIYIENPNEDRGLFPASAIKPEPIPLNVKVIIIGSYYIYELLSRLDEDFDKLFKVKVEFDTQMKKNEENSWKMACFIKNYSEEEGLLPFHRDAVADVINYSSRLVDEQTKLTTRFQDVTKLLVESSYYAKQAEKPYVEETDIRKALYEKNQRSNHLPERYREMIQQNTIMIDTEGERIGQINGLAVMGTRDSLFGIPTKITAQTYAGKTGIVNIERETAMSGQIHHKGMMILTGFLSGQFAKDRPIPLSASITFEQTYSMIDGDSASSTELYVLLSSLAEVPIFQGIAVTGSVNQWGEIQPIGGVNEKIEGFYYICKEAGLTGEQGVIIPYQNIKNLMLDPEVVKAVEEEMFHIWAIGHISQGLEILTGMKAGDIRTEEGSFPKDTIFARADERFAKMYELAKEEKKDS
- the cysK gene encoding cysteine synthase A translates to MDELIGDTPIVKLNHLPDKQGAQVYLKLEYMNPSGSVKDRAASNMIEQAEKDGLLRPDSVIIEPTSGNTGIGLAMTAAAKGYRTILTMPDTMSQERINLLKAYGAEVVLTQGDKKMPGAIEKAKQLTEQTTNGFMPMQFENAANPDAHRFTTAKEIKDAMKQLNKPLSAFVATSGTGGTITGTGEELRKAYPDAAIHVVEPKGSPVLSGGRPGPHKLVGTSPGFIPPILNEAVYEKIHQISDEDAYDAARRLAREEGILVGPSSGAACYAACQVAKQYGPEDVVVAIACDTGERYLSTDLFQFD